From the genome of Amycolatopsis camponoti:
GGCCAGCTTCGCCATGGTCTGCGCGGCGAGCTTGCCGCCGGCGGCGTTGTCGGAAGAGATCGAAGACGCCGCGACGCTCGTGTCCTTCAGCGCCGTGTCGACCTCGACGATCTTCGCGCCGCGCGCCTTGACCTGCTGGATCGGCGCGAGCATCGCCGTGTCGTCGGTCGGGGCGATGAGCAGCGCGGCCGGCGGGTTCGCGCCGAGCGCGTTGACGAGCTGGGTCTGCAGGGGCGCGTCGAACTTCTGGGGCGCCTGCGTGGTCAGCTCGTAGCCGAGCTTCTTCGCCTCGGCCTCCGCGCCGCACTGCAGGGAGATGTAGAACGGCTCGGCCTGCACCCCCGGGATCAGCGCGAGCTTCTTGGCGTTGGCCGAGTTCGCCTGGCTGGTGCCGCCGCCGGTGTCGCCCACCGTGCCGGAACCGCACGCGGTGAGCAGCGCGGCGGCGGACGCCAGCGCGCCGGCCGCGACGAGCGTCTTGGTCAAGTTCATCGAAAGCACCTCTTCGTACTCGGGGAACTCAGCGGGAGTTGCGTTGACGGCGGCGGCGCTGGTCGAACCAGACCGCGGCGATGAGCACGGCGCCGACCGCGATCATCTGCCAGAAGTCCGGGACGCCGGTGATGTTGAACCCCTTCTTCAGCACGGCCGGGATGAACACGCCGATCACGGTGCCGAGCACCGAGCCGATGCCGCCGAAGAGGCTCGTCCCGCCCATCACCGTCGCCGCGATGGCGTTGAGGTTGTCGCTGGTGTGCCCGGTGATGGTGGTCGAGTTGTAGTAGGCCAGCGACAGGAACCCGGCGAGCCCGGCCAGGACGCCGGTCAGCGTGTACACCTTCATCAGGTGCGCGGTGACGCCGATGCCCGCGCGCCGCGCGCCTTCGGCGTTCGAGCCGATGGCGAACGTGTAGCGGCCGAACTTCGTGGTGTGCAGCAGCCACGCGCCGACCAGCGTGATCACCACGGCGATCAGCACCAGGTTCGGGACGACGCCGAACGACGTGCCGTAGCCGAGCTGCTTGTTCAGCACGACCGGGACCGTGCGGACGTCACTGCCGTTGTTGAGCAGCAGGGACGCACCGAGCGCCGCGCCCATCGTGCCGAGCGTGACGATCAGCGGCGGGATGCCCGCGACCGCGATGAGGAAGCCGTTGATCAGGCCCCACACCGTCCCGGCGAGGATGGCGACGATCAGCCCGACGATGATCACGCCCCAGCCCGCGCCACCGGCGTTGCCCCCGGACATCGCCTCCATCGTCTTGCCGCCGACCATACCGGCGAAGATCAGCACCGAGCCCACCGACAGGTCGATGCCGGACGTGATGATCACGAACGTCATGCCGACCGAAAGCACGAGCAGGACGGCCGTCTCGATGAGCAGCAGCTGGAAGTTGTACAGCGTCGGGAACGCGCTCGGCGCGAGCACGCTGAACACGATGATCAGCGCCACCAGCACGAGGGCGATCCAGAACGTGTTGGCACCGACCAGGCGCTTGCCCAGCGGCCGCTTGCCGAAACCCGCTTCGGGCGTTTCCTGGATGTCCTGGGTGGGTGCGCTCACGCGGCCTCCTCCTGCACGAGCGCGCCGGTCATCGCCGCGACGAGGTCCTCGAGCTTCGTGTCCGGACCGGTGAACCGGGCGACGCGCTTGCCGAGCCGCAGCACCTCGACGCGGTCGGCGACCGACAGCACCTCGGGCATGTTGTGGCTGATCAGCACGACGGCGATGCCCTTGTCGCGCACCTTCTTGATGACGTCGAGCACGCGCTCGCGCTGCACGACGCCGAGCGCCGCGGTCGGCTCGTCCATGAACACGACCTTCGACGCCCACACGACCGACCGCGCGACCGCGACGCTCTGGCGCTGCCCGCCGGACAGCGAGCCGATCGGGACGTCGGTGCTCTGCAGCGTCACGCCGAGGCGCTGGAACTCCTCGACGGCCTGCCGCCGCATCTCGGCCTTGTCGAGCATGCCGAGCTTGCCGAGGATGCCCTTGCGGTGGATTTCGCGGCCCAGGAACAGGTTGGCCGCCGGGTCCAGCTCGGGGGCGACGGCCAGGTCCTGGTACACGGTCTCGATGCCGAGGCGCCGGGCCGTGGTCGGCGAGTCGAAGTGCGCCTCGGCGCCGTCGAGGAGGATCTTCCCCGACGTCGGCTGTTCCGCGCCAGAGAGGCATTTGACCAAAGTGGACTTGCCGGCGCCGTTGTCGCCGATCAAGGCCGTCACCTCGCCCGCGCGGGCCTGGAAAGCCGCCCCGCGCAAGGCTTCGACCGACCCGTAGTGCTTCGTCAGGTCGACCGCTTCCAGCAGGATTTCGCTCATCCGTGCCTCTCCTCCGGCGCCGGCGGACGGCAGCGGATCACCGTCGCCGTGCCGGACAGCTCGGTCTGGCCGGCGTCGAACGGCACGACGTAGGTGTCGCCCTTCGCCAGCGCGTGCTCGCCGCCGTGCTCGGTGCGCAGGGTGCCCTCGCCGTCGAGGACGACGAGCACCGCGAACGACGGGTCGAGTGACAACGTTGTCGTTTCGTCGGTGCGCAGCTGGTCGGCTCGGAAGAACCGCTCCGATCCGCCGGCGAGCAGGTCCACGGTGGACGCGCGATCGCCCGCCGTGCGCTTGACGATCGTCTCGAGCCGCTCGGCGTCCCAGCCCGAAGTGTCGAGTGCCTCGATGGCGGTGTCGAAGCCGAGCCCGAGGTGGCCCTTTTCCGGCGACGCGAGGAAGTCACGCCACTCGATGGTGAGCGAGAAGTCCGTCGGCTGCTGCAGCTCGACGACGAACACGCCCTCGCCGATCGCGTGCGGGAGCCCGGCCGGGATGTAGACGGTGTCGCCCGGGGTCACCGGGACGCTGTTCAGCGCGCCCAGCATGCTCGGCACGTCCTGCTCTCGCGTCCACTCGGACACGGTCGCCTTGGACAACGTCTCCTTGAAGCCGGGGTAGACGCGCGGGTCGTCGCCGTAGGTGCCGACCACGATCCACGCCTCGGTCTTGCCGAAGTGCGAGTCGAAGTGCTGCTTCGCGAAGGCGTCGTCCGGGTGGAAGTGCACGGGCAGCCGCTGACCCGCGTCGAGCAGCTTGACCAGCAGCCCGGTCGACGTCCCGAGCGCCTCGACGTGCTTGGCGCCGAGCCAGCCGTTCGGGTTCGCGACGACCGCGTCGCGCAGCCAGTCACCGCCGGGGAGCCGGGTCAGGCCGTTGGTCTCCTGGCCGAACATGGTGCTCACCGAGGCGACCCAGTCTTCCGGGCCGAACTTCTTGTCCGGCGACGCGCCGCGCAGTGCCGCGATGGCGTCGCCGCCGCGGTAGAACTGCGGCGGCTGGTTGGCGGGGAGCCGGAGGGGTTCGAGGGTCACGGGGCGACCTCACCGGAGCCGCGGGCGACGAGATGCACGGGCAGGACGACCTTTCTGGGCGGGGACTGATCTCCTTGGACACGGGCGAAGAGCAGCTCGGCCGCGGCGTGGCCGAGCGCGCTCACGTCGTGCGCGACGACGGTGACCGGCGGGTCGAGCAGGTCCGCCAGCTCGAAGTCGTCGAAGCCGACCATCGCCGGGCGCTGCTCGGCGTGGGCCAGCGCGCGCAGCACGTGCACGGCGACCCGGTTGTTGCCGGCGATCACCGCGGTGGCCGCGTCCGGGCCGTGCATCAGGCGCTTCACGGCGTCGCCGATGTACTCCTGCGTCGGCGTCCGCATGGAGACCAGCGACTCGTCGTAGGAGATCCCGTTGCGGACGCAGCCTTCGCGGAACCCGCGCAGGCGCTCGGCCGCGGTGAAGATGTCCGGGCTGTCGCCGAGGAACGCGATCCGGCGGTGGCCGTGCTTCGCCAGGTGGGTGACGGCCTCGATGGTGCCGCCGAGGTTGTCGACCAGCACCGTGTCGGCCACGATGTCGCCGGCCGGCCGGTCGATGAACACCACCGGCGTGCCCGCGCGCATCTCCGGCACCAGGTAGCCGTGCTGCAGGCCGGCCGGGACGACGAGGATGCCGTCCACCCGCCGCGCGCAGAACTCCAGCACGAGCTCGCGCTCGCGGTCGGAGTTCTCCTCGGACGAGCCGGTGAGCACCTGGCGCCCGAACGACGTCGCGATACGCTCGACCGCACGGTTCAGCTCGGAGTAGAAGGGGTTGCCGACGTCCTCGACGATCAGACCGATGGTGCCGGTGGTCGACCCGCGGCGCAGGTTGCGCGCGCCCAGGTTGCGCCGGAACCCCAGCTGCTCGATGGCCGCCATGACCCGCTCGGCGGTGTCCGGGTGCACCGCCGGTTCGTCGTTGACCACGCGCGAGACGGTCTTGATGCTGACGCCCGCCAGCCGGGCCACATCGCTCATGGTGGCCCGCCTGCTCGCGGTGCGCGGTGCGCCGTCGCGGTCCCGGCCGGGAGGAGACAACGTTGTCATAGTGCACGGGATTGAACGCCACCCGCCCATGGCTTGTCAACGGTCTGCGTGCGGATTGTGCCGATTCGGCTACCGACGTCGTAGGTCAGACGGCTGATCTTGCTGTCCCGAAGTGGACAGGTCTTGACGGGACCCTTGACGGTCCGGTGAGCCGCTGCCCAAGGTTGCCCCGTTCGACCGACTGCGCGACAAGGTTGTCATTTCGGTCGCGCTGACGACGTGAGAGGCGATGGCCATGGCGCGTTTGCGCTTCAGAGCCGGTTTGACCTTTTTGACACTGGCGGTGACCGCAGCGGTGGCTCCCGCTGTCCCCGCCGCGGCAGCTCAGAGCACCGATTTCGCGAAGTGGGTCAACCCCTTCGTGGGCACGCGGCCCGGCGGCGCCGACCACGGCACCGGGGGCGGTGCCGGCAACACGTTCCCGGGCGCGGTGGCGCCGTTCGGGATGGTCCAGTGGAGTCCCGACACGGTGAAGTCCCAGCCCGGCGGGTACTTCTACGACGACGACGCCCTGACCGGGTTCAGCCTCACGCACCTTTCGGGCGCCGGCTGTTCGACCTATCAGGACATCCCGTTCATCCCTTATGTCGGTGAAGTGACGACTTCGCCGGCGACCGACCCGGCGCACTACACGTCGAAGTTCTCGCACGCCAACGAACACGCGACCGCCGGTGCCTACGACGTCACCCTCGACAGCGGCGCGAAGGTCGAGCTGAGCGCGACCCAGCGCACCGGCTCCGCGCGGCTGACCTACCCGGCCGGCGCGTCCTCGACGCTGCTGGTCAACACCTCGGGCTCGGTCAACGGCACCGACGACGCGTCGATCACCATCGGCAAGGACACCATCAGCGGCTGGGCCACCAGCGGCCGCTTCTGCGGGGCGCGCAACAGCTACCGCGTCTACTTCTCGGCCAAGTTCGACACGCCGTTCGCGTCGATCGGCACCTGGAAGAACGGCGCCGTGACGCCGAACAAGGCCGCGGAAACCGGTGGGGCCAAGGCGAAGGTCGCGCAGCCCAACGGCGTCGACGCGTCGATCGCGCGCACCACCACGGCCAAGCAGCAGAACACGACCGTCAGCGGCCCGGGCAGCGGCGGGTACGTCACCTTCGCGAACCTCAACGGCGCCCAGGTGAACGTCCAGGTCGGACTGTCCTTTGTGTCCGTCGACGGCGCGAAGGCGAACTTGAAGGCGGAGAACACCGGCAAGTCCTTCGACACCATCGCGGCGGGCGCGCGCAAGGCGTGGAACGCGCAGCTCGGCAAGATCGCCGTCACCGGCGGTTCCGACGCCGACATGACGACGTTCTACACCTCGCTCTACCACTCGCTGATCCAGCCGAACGTCTTCTCCGACGTCAACGGGCAGTACATCGGCTTCGACGGCCGGATCCACACGGCCGACAAGGGCCACGCGATGTACACCAACTTCTCCGGCTGGGACATCTACCGCTCGGAGGTCCCCCTCCTGGCGACGATCGACCCGAAGGAGACCTCGGACATCGTCCGGTCGATGATGGCCTACGCCGAGCAGGGCGGGTCGTGGGACCGCTGGACGGTGGCCAACGACTACACCGGCGTGATGAACGGCGACCCGTACCACATCATCGTCTCCAGCGCGTACGCGTTCGGCGCGCGTGACTTCGACGCCCAGAAGGCGTTGCTGCTCATGATCAAGGGAGCCACCCAGCCGACACAGGGCTACACCGAGCGGCCGGGCCTCGACGACTACCAGAAGCTCGGGTACGTGCCGGGCGCCGGCGCGGACACCCTCGAATACACCAGCGCCGACTTCTCCATCGCCCAGTTCGCCAAGCGGCTCGGCGACAGCGCGACGTACACGACGTTCATGAAGCGCGCGCAGAACTGGCAGAACCTCTACAACCCGGGCACCGGCCACCTGCAGCCGCGCAACGCGGACGGCTCGTTCGCCGGCACCTACGACCCCGCCAGCTCGCAGGGCTGGGTCGAGGGCAACGGCGCGCAGTACGAGTGGATGGTGCCCTACGACCTCGGCGGCGTCGTGACGGCGTTCGGCGGGAACACCGCGACCCAGTCGCGGCTGGACACCTTCTTCACCCAGCTGAACGCGGGCACGCAGGAGCCGTACGCCTTCATGGGCAACGAGCCGAACTCCAACGCGCCGTACGTCTACTCCTACGCGGGCGCCCCGGCCAAGACCCAGTCGATCGTGCACCGCTCGATGGACGAGCTGTACAACCCGCGTCCCGAAGGCCTGATCGGCAACGACGACCTCGGCCAGATGTCGGCCTGGTACGTCTGGTCGGCGCTCGGCGTCTACCCGGAGATCCCGGGCCGCGCCGAGACGCTGCTCGTCACCCCGCGCTTCGAGCACGCCGTGCTCACCACCGGCGCGGGCAAGAAGGTCACCATCAACGCCCCGGGCACCGGTGACTACGTGGGCAGCCTCAAGGTCAACGGCGGCGCGGCCGCCAAGGCATGGCTGCCGGAGGCGCTCATCTCCAGCGGTGGCACGCTCGACTACACCCGCTCCGCGACGGCGACGGCGTGGGGCAGCGCGACGGCCGACGCGCCGCCGTCGTTCCGCGAGCAGGAGAAGCCGAGCCTGTCCTTTGTGGACCCGGCGCGCGCGGTGACCCCTGCGGGGTCGACGTCCCAGGCGTCCGTGGGAGTCCAGGACCTCTCCGGGACCGCCCGGACCTGGACCTACACCGCGGGCAGCGTCGACGGGATCACGCTGACGCCGGCGTCGGGCAGCATCGCCGTCCCGGCGGGCGGCAAGGCGCACGCCGACCTGACGGTTTCGGTGCCGGCCGGTCTGGCCGACGGCGCCCGCCGCATCCCGGTGACGTTCTCGGCGCCGGGCGTGGCTTCGACGCAAGCGGTGCTGACGGTGCTCGTGGCGCAGCCGAACAGCTGGCTCGCCACGGTCGACAACGCCGGCATCTCGCCGGACTCCGACTCGTCGAAGGCCAACTTCGACGGCGGCGGCTGGAGCTACTCGGCCGACGCGCTGGCCGCGGCCGGCGCCACCCCGGGCGGCACGGTGACGAGTGACGGCATCAAGTTCACCTGGCCGTCGTTCCCGGCCGGCGACCCCGACAACGTGGTCGCGAACGGCCAGACGGTGAACGTCTCCGGTTCCGGACGCCTGGCGCTGCTCGGCTCGGCGTCCAACGGCAACGCGTCGGGAACGCTGACGGTGACCTACACCGACGGCAGCCAGTCGACGGCCACCATCGGGTTCTCCGACTGGACCCTCGGTGGCGGCGGCGCGCAGCCGTCGTTCGGCAACCGGATCGTGCTGTCCACGCCGTACCGCAACGCTTCGGGCAGCGACCCGCAGCAGATCCGCACCATGGTGTTCGGCACCAACCCGATCACCTTGGACGCGGGCAAGACGGTGGCGAGCGTGACGCTGCCGTCGAACGTCAGCGGCGGCGCGCTCCACGTGTTCGCCATCGGCGTCGGCGCGTAAACCCCCGAAGACGACGGCCCCCTCCCGCACGGGAGGGGGCCGTTCCCATGACGGCGGAATGGCCGGATCCGGCCAGCGTCATCCCCCGTTCGGCCCCTTACTCGCGATGATCTCTGCGTTACGTTGGTCCGACCCAAGGGGAGTGGGGAGGTGGGTCGCGCGTGCCGGTTTCGCCGGAACCGTTGGTGTTCCCGGATGTCGAGCAGGCCGTCGCGGAGTTCCTCCGCGCCCGGCCCGAACTGTCCGGCGTCCCGGTGGGATCGTCGGTCCCGCCGGGCTTCGACGGTACCCAACGAGCCGTCGTGCTCACCCGGCTCGGCGGCGTCTACCTCGACGACGACCGGCTCGACCACGCGGAAGTGCGGCTGGACTCCTACGGTCCGGACAAGACCGCCGCGCACGCGGTCGCGCTGGCCGTGCGGGGTGTGCTGCCGCTCCTGGGCGTTTCCGGCGGCACGGTGTTCCCCGACACGACCGAGCTCCAGGGGCCGTGCTTCGTGCTCGACCGGAGGCATTCCGACGCGAACCGGTACGTCATGCGGTACCGGTTCGTCGCGCAAGTCGTATCCAGACCGGCCTGACCGGCCGGCGGCGCAGTGGGAGGGCTGCTCATGCCAGGACTGAACGCCAGCGAGATCCGGGTGGCGGGAACCGGGGCCATCTACGTGGCGCCGGCGCACACCGCCGCACCGGCCGACTTCACCAAGCCGTGGGCGTCGCCGTGGGTCGACCTCGGCTACACCACCGCCGACGGCGTCAAGTTCGTCAAGAAGGACAAGCTGGACCCGGTGGACACGTGGCAGTCGGTGGCCGCGATCCGGTACGTCTTCAGCGACCGCGACTTCTCCGCGAAGTTCTCGCTGCTGCAGATCAACAGCGACACCCTGCAGTTCTTCTTCAGCGCACCCGCCGGGACGAACGGCGTCTACAACATCGCCGCCGCGCCCCGGGTCGACGAACGCGCGCTCGGCATCGAGTTCAGCGACGGCCCGAACGTGAAGCACCGGTTCTACATCCCGCGCGGGGTCGTCACCGAGACCGACGAAACCGCGATCACCCGGACGTCGGCGATCAAGCTCGGCGTCACCTTCACCGCGATGACACCGATCAACAGCACGTCCGAGCCGCTCGCGCAGTGGTCGATCAACCCGGCCGCCGGCGCCGCGGCGGCCGCCGCCGAAGAAAAGTCCGCCTGAGCGGGCGAGGGGGAACGCACGAAATGGCGAAGTACAACGTCAACGCCGTCCGCGCGCAGCGCCTGGAAGCCCTGGGGGAGCGCTGGGAGTTCGAGCTGGACGGCGACACCTTCAGCCTGCCGACCGAGCTGCCCCGGGAAGCGGTGGCGCGGTTGTCCGGTCTCGATCCGTCCGATTTGGACGGTCTGCTCGAGGTGCTGCTCGGCGCCGAGCAGTTCGAGAAGCTCGGCCGGCACGCGCTGAGCGTGCAGGACGTCCAGGCCCTGCTGGAGGCCTACGGCCGAGACACCGGTATGGCGCTGGGGGAATCCTCGGCCTCGACGCGCTCCTGAGCGAGCACGGCGAGGCCGTCGAAGCCGACCTGCTCCGGTTCTACCGGGTGGACCTGCTCGACTACTACCGCGGCAAGCTGACACCGAGGCGGCTGCGGGTGCTGATCCGGCACCTGCCCCGCGAGTCGGCGCTGGTCCGCGCCCTGCACGGCGAGGCGGCCGAGTGGGGCCTGACCGAGCACCTGCTCGCGGGCGCGGTCGACGAGCTGGCGGTGGGCAATTGGCTGTTCGTCGCGGCCAACTCCGCCGAGGGCGCCGACCAGCCGGACCGGCCGCGGCCGGTCCCGCGCCCGGGGCTGGAGCCCGAACCCGACCCGGCGGCGAGCACCGACGAGATCGCCGCGTTCTTCGGCACCCCAGGGAGGTGAATTCGTGACGCAGCCGACGTCGGCCATCACCAACGCGGCGCAGGCCCAGGTGACGGCGCTGATCGACGGCATCCGCGAGTCGATCACGAACGCCGTCTCCGACGCGGCCACGAAGCTGACCGAAGGGTTCACCGAGCACGTCAACAAGGAACTCGGCGAGATGACCGCCAAGTTCAAGGAGACGCACCCGGCCGTGACCGCGGCGGTCACCGACGTGGTGGGCTTCGCCGACGCGATCAACACCGCGTCGACCGCCGTGCAGAACACCGTCGGGCAGGTCAAGGATGCCGCGGCCGCGATGCGGGAGCTGCCGGGCGCCATCAAGGACCTGCGCACCGGGCTGCGCGAAAGCGCCGTCGAAGTGCAGAAGCTCGGCAACGACCTCAAGAACATGGTCAAGAACGCCCCAGGCGCGATCCGCGACCTCGGGACGTCGCTGCGGGGTGCGCTCACCCAGGGGCTGAACAGCGCCCGGCAGGCCGCGACGAGCGCGGGGCAGGCGATCGGCCGGTTCGCCGCCCAAGCCCGGAGCACGGCACTGGCCGCCGCGGGCGCCGTGCGGAACCTGGCTCAGCTCGCCGTCGCCTACGCGAAAACCGCGGTCCAGGCGGTGATCGCGACCGCGCGGACGGTGGCGATGGCCGTCGCGCAACGCGTCGTCGCCGTCGCGACCCGGCTCTGGTCGATCGCGCAAGGACTGCTCAACGTCGTCATGCGGCTCAACCCCATCGGCCTGATCATCACCGCGATCACCCTGCTCGTGGCGGCGGTCGTGCTGGCCTACAACCGCAGCACCACGTTCCGGAACATCGTGAACGCCGTCTTCACCGCCGTGAAGAACGTCGTGCTCGGGGCGGTGAACACGATCCGCGGCGTCATCGCGGTTGTGTGGCCCTAC
Proteins encoded in this window:
- a CDS encoding ABC transporter permease yields the protein MSAPTQDIQETPEAGFGKRPLGKRLVGANTFWIALVLVALIIVFSVLAPSAFPTLYNFQLLLIETAVLLVLSVGMTFVIITSGIDLSVGSVLIFAGMVGGKTMEAMSGGNAGGAGWGVIIVGLIVAILAGTVWGLINGFLIAVAGIPPLIVTLGTMGAALGASLLLNNGSDVRTVPVVLNKQLGYGTSFGVVPNLVLIAVVITLVGAWLLHTTKFGRYTFAIGSNAEGARRAGIGVTAHLMKVYTLTGVLAGLAGFLSLAYYNSTTITGHTSDNLNAIAATVMGGTSLFGGIGSVLGTVIGVFIPAVLKKGFNITGVPDFWQMIAVGAVLIAAVWFDQRRRRQRNSR
- a CDS encoding ATP-binding cassette domain-containing protein; this encodes MSEILLEAVDLTKHYGSVEALRGAAFQARAGEVTALIGDNGAGKSTLVKCLSGAEQPTSGKILLDGAEAHFDSPTTARRLGIETVYQDLAVAPELDPAANLFLGREIHRKGILGKLGMLDKAEMRRQAVEEFQRLGVTLQSTDVPIGSLSGGQRQSVAVARSVVWASKVVFMDEPTAALGVVQRERVLDVIKKVRDKGIAVVLISHNMPEVLSVADRVEVLRLGKRVARFTGPDTKLEDLVAAMTGALVQEEAA
- a CDS encoding class I mannose-6-phosphate isomerase, with protein sequence MTLEPLRLPANQPPQFYRGGDAIAALRGASPDKKFGPEDWVASVSTMFGQETNGLTRLPGGDWLRDAVVANPNGWLGAKHVEALGTSTGLLVKLLDAGQRLPVHFHPDDAFAKQHFDSHFGKTEAWIVVGTYGDDPRVYPGFKETLSKATVSEWTREQDVPSMLGALNSVPVTPGDTVYIPAGLPHAIGEGVFVVELQQPTDFSLTIEWRDFLASPEKGHLGLGFDTAIEALDTSGWDAERLETIVKRTAGDRASTVDLLAGGSERFFRADQLRTDETTTLSLDPSFAVLVVLDGEGTLRTEHGGEHALAKGDTYVVPFDAGQTELSGTATVIRCRPPAPEERHG
- a CDS encoding LacI family DNA-binding transcriptional regulator; this translates as MSDVARLAGVSIKTVSRVVNDEPAVHPDTAERVMAAIEQLGFRRNLGARNLRRGSTTGTIGLIVEDVGNPFYSELNRAVERIATSFGRQVLTGSSEENSDRERELVLEFCARRVDGILVVPAGLQHGYLVPEMRAGTPVVFIDRPAGDIVADTVLVDNLGGTIEAVTHLAKHGHRRIAFLGDSPDIFTAAERLRGFREGCVRNGISYDESLVSMRTPTQEYIGDAVKRLMHGPDAATAVIAGNNRVAVHVLRALAHAEQRPAMVGFDDFELADLLDPPVTVVAHDVSALGHAAAELLFARVQGDQSPPRKVVLPVHLVARGSGEVAP
- a CDS encoding GH92 family glycosyl hydrolase, with the protein product MARLRFRAGLTFLTLAVTAAVAPAVPAAAAQSTDFAKWVNPFVGTRPGGADHGTGGGAGNTFPGAVAPFGMVQWSPDTVKSQPGGYFYDDDALTGFSLTHLSGAGCSTYQDIPFIPYVGEVTTSPATDPAHYTSKFSHANEHATAGAYDVTLDSGAKVELSATQRTGSARLTYPAGASSTLLVNTSGSVNGTDDASITIGKDTISGWATSGRFCGARNSYRVYFSAKFDTPFASIGTWKNGAVTPNKAAETGGAKAKVAQPNGVDASIARTTTAKQQNTTVSGPGSGGYVTFANLNGAQVNVQVGLSFVSVDGAKANLKAENTGKSFDTIAAGARKAWNAQLGKIAVTGGSDADMTTFYTSLYHSLIQPNVFSDVNGQYIGFDGRIHTADKGHAMYTNFSGWDIYRSEVPLLATIDPKETSDIVRSMMAYAEQGGSWDRWTVANDYTGVMNGDPYHIIVSSAYAFGARDFDAQKALLLMIKGATQPTQGYTERPGLDDYQKLGYVPGAGADTLEYTSADFSIAQFAKRLGDSATYTTFMKRAQNWQNLYNPGTGHLQPRNADGSFAGTYDPASSQGWVEGNGAQYEWMVPYDLGGVVTAFGGNTATQSRLDTFFTQLNAGTQEPYAFMGNEPNSNAPYVYSYAGAPAKTQSIVHRSMDELYNPRPEGLIGNDDLGQMSAWYVWSALGVYPEIPGRAETLLVTPRFEHAVLTTGAGKKVTINAPGTGDYVGSLKVNGGAAAKAWLPEALISSGGTLDYTRSATATAWGSATADAPPSFREQEKPSLSFVDPARAVTPAGSTSQASVGVQDLSGTARTWTYTAGSVDGITLTPASGSIAVPAGGKAHADLTVSVPAGLADGARRIPVTFSAPGVASTQAVLTVLVAQPNSWLATVDNAGISPDSDSSKANFDGGGWSYSADALAAAGATPGGTVTSDGIKFTWPSFPAGDPDNVVANGQTVNVSGSGRLALLGSASNGNASGTLTVTYTDGSQSTATIGFSDWTLGGGGAQPSFGNRIVLSTPYRNASGSDPQQIRTMVFGTNPITLDAGKTVASVTLPSNVSGGALHVFAIGVGA
- a CDS encoding phage tail protein is translated as MPGLNASEIRVAGTGAIYVAPAHTAAPADFTKPWASPWVDLGYTTADGVKFVKKDKLDPVDTWQSVAAIRYVFSDRDFSAKFSLLQINSDTLQFFFSAPAGTNGVYNIAAAPRVDERALGIEFSDGPNVKHRFYIPRGVVTETDETAITRTSAIKLGVTFTAMTPINSTSEPLAQWSINPAAGAAAAAAEEKSA
- a CDS encoding phage tail protein — protein: MTQPTSAITNAAQAQVTALIDGIRESITNAVSDAATKLTEGFTEHVNKELGEMTAKFKETHPAVTAAVTDVVGFADAINTASTAVQNTVGQVKDAAAAMRELPGAIKDLRTGLRESAVEVQKLGNDLKNMVKNAPGAIRDLGTSLRGALTQGLNSARQAATSAGQAIGRFAAQARSTALAAAGAVRNLAQLAVAYAKTAVQAVIATARTVAMAVAQRVVAVATRLWSIAQGLLNVVMRLNPIGLIITAITLLVAAVVLAYNRSTTFRNIVNAVFTAVKNVVLGAVNTIRGVIAVVWPYIAKVIQVAVTVIRTYVTTYFTIVRTVVTAVFNAVKAVVTGAIRTVVATVRGVGQVVGIVRNAFDQARSAVSNAISGVVSFVRGLPGRVVGALGNIGKTLYGAGKSLIEGFIGGIRDMAGNIVSAIKNFIVDKIPGPIKSVLKIFSPSQVMADIGRNIGAGLTVGIEASGDQVSGAMTRLVPLPGSSTIRPAVANLAKTVAASAVGPVARSAPGGSVTVNVHPRAGQSEYEIGRVAAREVAWAAKR